Proteins encoded by one window of Bacillota bacterium:
- a CDS encoding LysM peptidoglycan-binding domain-containing protein: protein MLGNTEALTAETRRPARAEVAILLTCAIVAAGALGIVLRAARPRGEAALARATHTVEVVVASGDTLWSIAREHVGRDVDLRAAVDDIVARNRLSSTILRPGQVLVVAIDPRMRCVEPPRQSTRRAKHNVELAAATR from the coding sequence ATGTTGGGCAACACCGAAGCTCTCACGGCTGAGACAAGACGGCCGGCGCGCGCTGAAGTGGCCATCTTGCTCACCTGCGCCATCGTGGCGGCCGGCGCGCTGGGCATAGTTCTCAGGGCCGCTCGACCCCGCGGTGAAGCTGCACTGGCCCGGGCAACCCACACCGTCGAAGTGGTGGTGGCATCGGGCGACACTCTGTGGTCTATCGCACGGGAACATGTCGGCAGAGATGTCGACCTTCGGGCGGCCGTCGACGACATCGTGGCGAGGAACCGTCTCTCCAGCACGATCCTCCGGCCCGGCCAAGTGCTAGTCGTGGCGATCGACCCAAGAATGCGCTGTGTTGAGCCCCCACGTCAGTCAACGCGTCGCGCAAAGCATAACGTAGAGCTCGCTGCGGCCACAAGGTAG
- a CDS encoding HEAT repeat domain-containing protein, translated as MTVAQAKPEGLRSLIAEKAEALGFAAVGVTGVDALSEWDHEIERRVEAGIMSAKQRQVYLRRLGSSPSGIMPAARSIVVLARPYVPFVSPFPKGAAGYSAHYCAYPQGHAAALLLARELEGVGVRTAAADASLPVKPLAVRAGIGSYGLNSLVHCRESGSFVTLHAIVTDAALDADESSGASAPDEHCGGCGACVQACPTGAIQQAGGVVDLARCVRAYMNSGEIVPVEIRLAYGANILGCDACQRCCPLNARASSRAVEPSMEALELFSLAGILGDGVMERRTRLEKMRCIIGRNYARENRILADAAIAAGNTKEPSLLAPLASLISHPHEPVRAHAAWAIGRIGGPAAVHVLEKALSAETSPRVVKEIEEALDGCR; from the coding sequence ATGACTGTTGCACAAGCCAAGCCTGAGGGCCTGCGGAGCCTAATAGCGGAGAAAGCTGAGGCTCTCGGATTCGCCGCCGTGGGTGTGACAGGCGTCGATGCGCTGTCCGAGTGGGATCATGAGATCGAGCGGCGCGTCGAAGCGGGCATCATGTCCGCAAAACAGCGTCAGGTATATCTGAGGCGTCTAGGAAGTAGTCCTTCGGGTATCATGCCGGCGGCACGCTCAATAGTGGTGCTCGCCCGCCCTTACGTGCCCTTCGTCTCTCCCTTCCCAAAAGGTGCGGCTGGTTATTCGGCGCACTACTGCGCCTACCCCCAGGGGCATGCGGCCGCGCTGCTGCTCGCTCGGGAGCTCGAGGGAGTGGGAGTCCGGACTGCGGCAGCCGATGCCAGCCTCCCGGTCAAGCCTCTTGCGGTGCGAGCGGGAATCGGGTCCTACGGACTGAACTCGCTTGTGCACTGCCGGGAGTCCGGCTCTTTCGTGACCCTTCATGCGATCGTCACGGACGCAGCACTGGACGCGGACGAGTCATCAGGCGCGTCCGCGCCTGATGAGCATTGCGGAGGGTGCGGTGCCTGCGTTCAGGCGTGTCCGACGGGGGCGATTCAGCAAGCCGGCGGGGTCGTGGACCTTGCGCGGTGTGTGCGCGCGTACATGAACTCCGGCGAGATCGTGCCGGTCGAAATTCGATTGGCCTATGGGGCAAACATCCTGGGCTGCGATGCCTGCCAGCGATGTTGCCCGCTCAACGCCCGGGCGTCGAGCCGCGCCGTGGAACCTTCAATGGAGGCTCTCGAGCTCTTTTCGCTTGCGGGGATCCTCGGAGACGGCGTGATGGAGCGCAGGACGAGGTTGGAGAAGATGCGATGCATCATTGGAAGGAACTACGCTAGAGAGAACCGCATTTTGGCCGACGCAGCCATCGCTGCTGGAAACACCAAGGAGCCTAGCCTACTGGCGCCTCTGGCGAGCCTCATCAGCCATCCGCACGAACCCGTGCGAGCCCACGCGGCGTGGGCAATCGGCAGGATAGGCGGACCGGCCGCCGTCCACGTCCTAGAGAAGGCGCTTTCCGCGGAGACCAGCCCGCGCGTGGTGAAGGAGATCGAAGAGGCTCTTGACGGGTGTCGTTAG
- a CDS encoding zinc ribbon domain-containing protein — MAIYEFLCAKCGTKFEELVTSGAVADVKCPRCGAVEVKRLMSTFGYNGGSGFKSTASSSGGGCSSCGGGTCSTCH; from the coding sequence GTGGCGATTTACGAGTTTCTGTGCGCGAAATGCGGCACCAAATTCGAGGAGCTTGTCACGAGCGGCGCCGTCGCCGACGTGAAGTGCCCGAGGTGCGGGGCGGTTGAGGTCAAGCGGCTCATGTCGACGTTCGGGTACAACGGAGGCTCCGGCTTCAAGAGCACCGCCTCGTCGTCTGGGGGCGGGTGCTCGTCCTGCGGTGGCGGAACGTGCAGCACCTGCCATTGA
- a CDS encoding tetratricopeptide repeat protein translates to MLIGLVRLKRGMAILVATAVFLFALTGSGDADAAETINVQEVLKQIQSANARIRDLTCILESVHNRGGVEETVTMQVVFKRPDKYHITYLAPEANEGTRVILAKGAGVVVPKTGHWKAYDSMSVAGLETLAYILRFVRDSIADAYDVRVSERANIKDRVAYVLTVQDKKAPWANPDIVWVDNIKSLVIQAQTSAILGEPTLLRLGGIEEGEKGDWKSYILTVTDLRGDRRGEITLAQVEKGVFLPTRVELFSVRGRVEQVLRDVRLNTGVKDDLFVVKEAEEMRAKIKEAKSAQSRKKYDQAIRAYLRAIELDPENIEARCELGLCYWYSGDAVKAVKELEAVLELNPDYLPACNNLGFILADTKLDLKRAISLLEKAVDREPANPVYMDSLGWAYFKQGRVDDAERTIRRALLFSGNFPERTLATAHYHLAMVCEAKGMKAEAIEEILKALDIDPGDAALRQELARLKKG, encoded by the coding sequence GTGTTAATCGGGCTGGTTCGGTTGAAGAGAGGGATGGCGATCCTTGTGGCGACGGCTGTCTTCTTGTTTGCGTTGACGGGCAGCGGTGACGCGGATGCGGCCGAGACCATCAACGTTCAGGAGGTGCTCAAGCAGATTCAGAGTGCGAACGCGAGAATTCGAGATCTCACGTGCATCCTCGAGTCAGTGCACAACCGGGGCGGCGTGGAGGAGACCGTCACGATGCAGGTCGTCTTCAAGAGGCCTGACAAGTACCACATAACATATCTCGCTCCCGAGGCCAACGAGGGCACGCGCGTGATTTTGGCGAAGGGCGCTGGGGTCGTCGTGCCGAAGACCGGGCACTGGAAGGCGTATGACTCCATGTCCGTGGCAGGTCTCGAGACGCTCGCGTACATCCTGAGGTTCGTTCGTGATAGCATAGCCGATGCCTATGACGTGCGGGTATCCGAGAGGGCCAACATCAAGGATAGGGTGGCTTACGTCCTAACGGTCCAGGACAAGAAAGCTCCGTGGGCGAACCCTGACATCGTGTGGGTCGACAACATCAAATCCCTCGTCATCCAGGCTCAGACCAGCGCTATCCTCGGTGAACCGACTCTCCTGCGTCTGGGGGGAATCGAAGAAGGCGAGAAGGGAGATTGGAAGTCGTACATCCTCACCGTGACAGATCTCCGCGGCGACAGGAGAGGGGAGATCACCCTCGCTCAGGTGGAGAAGGGGGTCTTTCTACCAACAAGGGTGGAGCTCTTCTCAGTGCGAGGGCGCGTGGAACAGGTCCTCCGGGACGTGAGGCTCAACACGGGGGTGAAAGACGACCTGTTCGTGGTGAAAGAGGCCGAGGAGATGCGTGCGAAGATTAAGGAGGCGAAGTCAGCACAGAGCCGGAAGAAGTACGATCAGGCCATCCGGGCTTACTTGAGGGCGATCGAGCTCGACCCAGAGAACATCGAGGCCAGGTGCGAGCTCGGACTGTGCTATTGGTATTCCGGCGATGCCGTCAAGGCAGTCAAAGAGCTTGAGGCCGTTCTGGAATTGAACCCGGACTACCTTCCTGCGTGCAACAACCTGGGGTTCATCCTGGCGGACACCAAGCTTGATCTCAAACGCGCCATCAGTCTCCTGGAGAAGGCGGTGGACCGAGAGCCTGCAAACCCTGTGTACATGGACAGCCTCGGGTGGGCCTATTTCAAGCAGGGAAGGGTGGACGACGCGGAGAGGACGATCAGAAGAGCGCTGCTCTTCTCCGGAAACTTCCCAGAGAGGACCCTTGCGACCGCGCACTACCATCTTGCAATGGTCTGCGAGGCCAAGGGCATGAAGGCGGAGGCGATAGAGGAGATTCTGAAGGCGCTGGACATCGATCCGGGGGATGCTGCCTTGCGGCAAGAGCTGGCGAGGCTGAAGAAGGGTTAG